The following proteins are encoded in a genomic region of Candidatus Methylospira mobilis:
- a CDS encoding virulence RhuM family protein, with amino-acid sequence MNDLIIYTTEDGRTQIKLRAKDQTVWLTQREMAQLFDVTTDNVGLHLKNIFTDGELEEKSVTEESSVTAPDGKNYLTKLYSLDAILAVGYRVRSKRGVQFRRWASTVLKEFLLKGFVMDDERLKNPDGRPDYFDEMLARIRDIRASEKRFYQKVRDLFALSSDYDKTDKATQVFFATVQNLLIFAVTRQTAAELITARANPADPHFGLLAWKGDKVRKADIVVAKNYLTEDEIDTLNRLVVIFLETAELRAKSKQETRMAFWKQNVDQIITSNGFPLLAHAGSISHEQMEARTGELYLKFDQDRKRQEAIQADQQDEADLKALETKIKRRPKK; translated from the coding sequence ATGAACGACCTGATTATCTACACCACCGAAGACGGACGCACCCAGATCAAGCTGCGGGCCAAGGATCAAACCGTCTGGCTGACGCAGCGGGAGATGGCTCAGCTTTTTGATGTGACCACCGACAACGTGGGGCTGCATCTCAAGAATATTTTTACGGATGGGGAGCTGGAGGAGAAGTCAGTTACCGAGGAATCCTCGGTAACTGCCCCTGACGGCAAAAACTACCTCACCAAGCTCTACAGCCTCGACGCCATTCTGGCTGTGGGCTACCGCGTGAGATCTAAGCGCGGGGTGCAGTTCCGCCGCTGGGCGTCCACCGTGCTCAAGGAGTTCCTGCTCAAGGGCTTCGTGATGGACGACGAGCGGCTGAAGAACCCGGATGGCCGCCCGGATTACTTCGACGAGATGCTGGCGCGCATCCGAGACATCCGTGCCTCCGAAAAGCGTTTCTATCAGAAAGTGCGCGACCTCTTTGCCCTTTCCAGCGACTACGACAAGACGGACAAGGCCACGCAGGTCTTCTTCGCCACCGTGCAGAACCTGTTGATCTTTGCCGTGACGCGGCAGACCGCCGCCGAACTCATCACCGCCCGGGCGAATCCTGCCGATCCGCATTTCGGCCTGCTCGCCTGGAAGGGCGACAAGGTGCGCAAGGCGGACATCGTCGTGGCCAAGAACTACCTGACCGAGGATGAGATCGACACGCTGAACCGGCTGGTGGTCATCTTCCTGGAAACCGCCGAACTGCGGGCCAAGAGCAAGCAGGAGACGCGCATGGCCTTCTGGAAGCAGAACGTGGATCAGATCATCACCTCCAACGGCTTCCCGCTGCTCGCCCACGCCGGTTCCATCAGCCATGAGCAGATGGAAGCGCGCACGGGCGAGCTTTACCTCAAGTTCGACCAGGACCGCAAAAGGCAGGAAGCCATTCAAGCCGACCAGCAGGACGAGGCCGACCTCAAAGCGCTGGAAACCAAAATCAAACGACGCCCGAAGAAATGA
- a CDS encoding ATP-binding protein codes for MSNKPKINTYANLRTLARKLRDDLGGVELILLYAYNRTGKTRLSMEFKDAGKRKTKKNPGGIADTLYFNAYTEDLFTWDNDIENDTARGLKINQASRFFDGFKNEPLEPTIDEYLKRYADFDFDFTFQEVPLGNESFSRPVFVSFRKDDESHIKISRGEQNIFIWCVFMAICEQVLKYPGAYPAVKHVYIDDPISSLDDNNAIAVACDLAKLLRRAASRTDQNGAAAPMRIVFSSHHALFFNVMCNEIGRAKEGEPKVTHKRYFLHRPNGDGAYTLRATEDTPFFHHVASLSELQLAADPGTGKLYTFHFNALRSIMEKTASFFGHADISFCLKVLDNEEDRALYNRALNLLSHGKYAIHEPTEMGEDNKELFRRILEDFTTKFQFDLPDILAAAPVAAAPVSVSTP; via the coding sequence ATGAGCAACAAGCCAAAGATCAACACATATGCCAATCTGCGGACGCTCGCGAGAAAGCTGCGCGATGATCTCGGCGGCGTAGAACTCATCCTCCTCTATGCCTACAACCGCACCGGCAAGACGCGGCTCTCGATGGAGTTCAAGGACGCTGGTAAGCGTAAGACGAAAAAGAATCCGGGTGGCATCGCGGATACCCTCTACTTCAACGCCTACACCGAAGACCTCTTCACCTGGGACAATGACATTGAAAACGACACCGCTCGCGGCCTGAAAATAAACCAGGCGTCGCGGTTCTTTGATGGATTCAAGAACGAGCCTCTGGAGCCGACCATTGATGAATACTTGAAGCGCTACGCAGACTTTGACTTTGATTTCACGTTCCAGGAAGTGCCGCTGGGCAACGAATCATTTTCCAGACCTGTGTTCGTTAGCTTCCGCAAAGACGATGAGTCGCACATCAAGATATCTCGTGGTGAACAGAACATTTTCATCTGGTGCGTCTTCATGGCCATCTGTGAACAGGTTTTGAAATATCCCGGCGCTTATCCGGCGGTGAAGCATGTCTATATTGACGACCCGATTTCATCACTGGACGACAACAACGCCATCGCCGTCGCCTGCGACCTCGCCAAACTCCTTCGTCGTGCAGCGAGCAGGACCGACCAGAATGGCGCAGCGGCTCCTATGAGGATCGTTTTTTCCTCCCACCACGCCCTGTTCTTCAACGTGATGTGCAACGAAATCGGCAGGGCGAAAGAGGGGGAGCCGAAAGTGACTCACAAGCGCTACTTTCTGCACCGCCCCAATGGCGACGGGGCATATACCCTGCGCGCCACCGAGGACACGCCGTTTTTCCACCACGTCGCGTCTCTATCCGAACTCCAACTGGCCGCCGACCCCGGCACCGGCAAGCTCTACACTTTCCATTTCAACGCCCTGCGCAGCATCATGGAGAAGACTGCTTCCTTCTTCGGGCACGCGGACATCTCGTTCTGCCTCAAGGTGCTGGATAACGAGGAAGACAGGGCGCTCTACAACCGCGCCCTCAATCTCCTCAGCCACGGCAAATACGCTATCCACGAACCGACCGAAATGGGCGAGGACAACAAAGAGCTGTTCCGGCGCATTCTGGAAGACTTCACCACCAAATTCCAGTTTGACCTGCCAGATATTTTGGCGGCAGCGCCTGTTGCAGCCGCCCCCGTATCTGTCTCCACACCATGA
- a CDS encoding restriction endonuclease subunit S — protein MSSKTKTTATKEEARPALVPKLRFPEFRGGDAWEPTTIGALGRFYYGKSAPKWSLAEDAPTPCVRYGELYTKFGPAITETYSRTNTDPETLRFSKGGEILIPRVGEKPEDFGKCCAYLPLKGIAIGEMISVLETKQHPLFYTYYFRHLYKQFAKVVEGQNVKNLYFTELEPLPIHRPSIPEQQKIAECLSSVDELMVAQARKVDALKTHKKGLMQQLFPREGETQPRLRFPEFQNAGEWEMQPLKEVFSIFQGFAFSSNDSVERGCRWLKIADVGIQLMNHEAPSFLPDVYKECFAKFLVREGDYVIALTRPILSGQLKVAEVDDIFDGALLNQRVGKLITSQHPAFVFFLLQTWKLISDIEKSISGNDPPNLSAQQIEGIMTYVPRLREQQRIASCLSSLDTLITLETQKLEALKTHKKGLMQQLFPSLEEVEA, from the coding sequence ATGAGCAGTAAGACGAAGACCACGGCGACGAAGGAAGAGGCAAGACCCGCGCTGGTGCCGAAGCTGCGGTTTCCTGAATTTCGTGGGGGCGACGCGTGGGAGCCAACGACAATCGGAGCACTGGGACGTTTCTACTACGGCAAGAGTGCTCCAAAATGGTCTTTGGCAGAGGATGCTCCCACTCCATGCGTCAGATACGGGGAGCTTTATACCAAGTTTGGCCCGGCTATTACTGAGACCTACTCCCGGACCAATACCGACCCAGAAACGCTACGATTCAGCAAGGGTGGAGAAATATTGATCCCGCGCGTCGGTGAGAAGCCCGAGGATTTTGGGAAGTGCTGTGCCTACCTACCTCTAAAAGGCATTGCTATTGGAGAAATGATCAGCGTTCTCGAAACCAAACAACACCCGCTGTTCTACACGTACTATTTTCGGCACTTGTATAAGCAGTTCGCAAAGGTTGTTGAGGGACAGAACGTCAAAAATCTCTACTTTACTGAACTGGAGCCGCTTCCAATTCATCGCCCGTCTATCCCCGAACAACAAAAAATCGCCGAGTGCCTGAGTTCGGTGGACGAGCTGATGGTCGCGCAAGCGCGGAAAGTGGATGCGCTCAAGACCCATAAAAAAGGGCTGATGCAGCAGCTTTTCCCCCGCGAAGGCGAAACTCAACCCCGCCTCCGCTTCCCCGAATTTCAAAACGCCGGGGAGTGGGAGATGCAACCCTTGAAGGAAGTATTCTCGATTTTCCAAGGCTTTGCCTTTTCGAGCAATGATAGCGTCGAACGAGGATGTCGATGGCTGAAAATTGCAGATGTCGGAATCCAACTGATGAACCACGAAGCACCATCTTTTTTACCCGATGTCTACAAGGAATGCTTTGCGAAGTTTTTAGTCAGAGAGGGCGACTATGTGATTGCTCTAACTCGTCCGATATTGAGCGGGCAACTCAAGGTAGCTGAAGTTGATGACATCTTTGATGGTGCCCTTTTGAACCAACGTGTTGGCAAACTCATAACCTCCCAACACCCCGCTTTTGTTTTTTTCTTGCTTCAAACTTGGAAATTAATCAGTGACATCGAGAAGAGCATTTCAGGTAACGACCCACCGAATCTGTCAGCGCAACAAATCGAAGGAATCATGACTTATGTTCCGCGACTTCGCGAACAACAACGCATCGCCTCGTGCCTGAGCAGCCTCGACACACTGATTACCTTGGAGACCCAAAAACTCGAAGCCCTCAAGACCCACAAGAAAGGGCTGATGCAGCAGCTTTTCCCATCCCTGGAGGAAGTTGAGGCATGA
- the dinD gene encoding DNA damage-inducible protein D has product MDTCQIQSLTDTFEGHARQTETGVEYWLARDLQQLLGYSKWENFQTVIAKARTACEVSGHAVENHFPDVRKMVIIGSGTERWIDDIMLTRYACYLIAQNGDPRKQEIAFAQTYFAIQTRRAELIEQRLLEIERVSARKKLSDTEKELSSVIFEQTGGNQDFALIRSKGDQALFGKSTQAMKVQWRVPDSRPLADFAPTIVLKAKDFATEITIHNARTHGMSSESRISREHVTNNQAVRETLLNRGIRPESLPPAEDVKKVERRLTSDEKKVLKNPVTLDGE; this is encoded by the coding sequence ATGGATACCTGCCAGATACAATCACTGACCGACACCTTTGAGGGCCATGCCCGGCAGACCGAAACCGGCGTCGAATATTGGCTTGCCCGCGATCTCCAGCAGCTTCTCGGCTATTCCAAGTGGGAGAATTTTCAGACAGTGATCGCCAAAGCCAGAACCGCCTGCGAGGTGTCTGGCCACGCGGTGGAGAACCATTTTCCTGACGTCAGGAAAATGGTCATCATCGGCTCCGGGACAGAGCGGTGGATCGACGACATCATGCTCACCCGCTACGCCTGCTACCTGATCGCCCAGAACGGCGATCCGCGGAAGCAGGAAATCGCTTTCGCCCAGACTTATTTCGCCATCCAAACCCGCCGCGCGGAACTGATCGAGCAGCGCCTGCTCGAAATCGAGCGCGTTTCCGCTCGCAAAAAACTTTCCGACACCGAAAAAGAACTCTCCTCTGTTATCTTCGAGCAAACTGGCGGCAACCAGGACTTCGCGCTCATCCGCAGCAAGGGCGACCAAGCGCTATTCGGGAAGAGCACCCAAGCCATGAAAGTCCAGTGGCGCGTGCCAGATAGTCGCCCGCTCGCCGACTTTGCTCCCACCATTGTTCTCAAAGCCAAAGATTTTGCCACCGAGATCACCATCCACAACGCCCGCACCCACGGCATGTCCAGCGAGTCCCGGATTTCCCGCGAACACGTCACCAACAACCAGGCCGTCCGCGAAACCCTCCTCAACCGTGGCATCCGCCCCGAAAGCCTGCCCCCGGCGGAGGATGTCAAAAAAGTCGAACGCCGCCTGACCTCCGACGAGAAAAAGGTACTGAAGAACCCCGTCACCCTGGACGGCGAATGA
- a CDS encoding type I restriction endonuclease subunit R, translated as MNIKTIEQQIEQSFIEKLTGLKYEYRSDITDRAALEKNFRERFEALNRVKLTEAEFARLLDEIVTPDVFAAARTLRSINAFTRDDDTPLNYTLVNLKDWCKNHFEVINQLRINTDNSHHRYDVILLINGVPVVQIELKTLGVNPRRAMEQIVEYKHDPGNGYSKTLLCFMQLFIVSNRDRTYYFANNNARHFAFNADERFLPIYEFADEDNRKITQLDEFAERFLKKCDLGRTISRYMVLLAGEQKLMIMRPYQVYAVQHMVKCIDDDNGNGYIWHTTGSGKTLTSFKAATLLKENDRIHKCVFVVDRKDLDRQTREEFNRFQEGCVEENTNTAALVRRLLSEDYADKVIVTTIQKLGLALDENSKRNKQRSKNGQATYKEQLEALTDKRIVFIFDECHRSQFGENHKAIKAFFPKAQLFGFTGTPIFEANAALQKIEDTQASMRTTEDLFQKQLHAYTITHAIEDGNVLRFHIDYFKPEEPPRPFGAPLQGRGIGEAIAKKAVIEAILAKHNAATGGRRFNAILATASINDAIEYHALFKTMQADKQAADPDFKPLNIACVFSPPAEGDPDVRQIQEDLPQEQADNEEDPEGKKAALKAILADYNARYGANHRLGEFDLYYQDVQKRIKDQQWPNADYPPAQKIDITIVVDMLLTGFDSKFLNTLYVDKNLKHHGLIQAFSRTNRVLNGAKPYGNILDFRQQQDAVDAAIALFSGEKTGEQAREIWLVDKAPVVIKKLETAVQKLDDFMKSQGLDCTPSAVANLKGDDARAAFITHFKEVQRLKTQLDQYTDLTGENKAAIEQVLPEENLRGFKGQYLETAKKLREQRGRGGDKPGSDDPVDQLDFEFVLFASAVIDYDYIMGLIARFSEKGPGKSKMSREELIGLIGADAKFMNERETIAEYIGTLKAGEGLSEAAIRDGYTRFKAEINAKELAAIAVRHGLATAALQTFVDGILDRMIFDGEQLSDLMAPLDLGWKARTQAELALMEDLHPLLTKRAGGRDISGLSAYEQ; from the coding sequence ATGAATATAAAGACTATTGAACAACAAATCGAACAAAGCTTCATCGAAAAACTGACGGGGCTCAAATACGAATACCGCTCGGACATCACTGACCGCGCCGCACTGGAGAAGAACTTCCGGGAAAGGTTCGAAGCCCTCAACCGGGTCAAGCTGACCGAAGCCGAGTTCGCCAGGCTGCTGGATGAAATCGTCACCCCGGATGTCTTCGCCGCCGCCAGGACCCTGCGCAGCATCAATGCCTTCACCCGCGACGATGACACGCCGCTGAACTACACCCTCGTCAACCTCAAGGACTGGTGCAAAAACCACTTCGAGGTCATCAACCAGCTCCGCATCAACACGGACAACAGCCACCACCGCTACGATGTGATTCTTCTCATCAACGGCGTGCCGGTAGTGCAGATCGAGTTGAAGACGCTCGGCGTCAATCCTCGCCGGGCCATGGAGCAGATCGTCGAATACAAGCACGACCCCGGCAACGGCTACAGTAAGACGCTGCTCTGCTTCATGCAGCTTTTCATCGTCAGCAATCGCGACCGCACCTACTACTTCGCCAACAACAATGCCCGTCACTTCGCCTTCAATGCCGACGAGCGCTTCCTGCCCATCTATGAGTTCGCAGACGAGGACAACCGCAAGATCACCCAACTCGACGAGTTCGCCGAGCGCTTCCTGAAAAAGTGCGACCTCGGCCGGACCATCAGCCGCTACATGGTGCTGCTCGCCGGGGAGCAAAAGCTCATGATCATGCGGCCCTACCAAGTCTATGCCGTGCAGCACATGGTGAAGTGCATTGATGACGACAACGGCAACGGCTACATCTGGCACACCACCGGCAGCGGCAAGACGCTTACCTCCTTCAAGGCTGCCACCCTGCTGAAGGAAAACGACCGCATCCACAAGTGCGTCTTCGTCGTGGATCGCAAAGACCTCGACCGCCAGACGCGGGAGGAATTCAACCGGTTCCAGGAAGGCTGCGTCGAAGAAAACACCAACACCGCCGCCCTCGTGCGCCGCCTGCTTTCAGAGGACTACGCGGACAAGGTCATCGTCACCACCATCCAGAAGCTCGGCCTTGCGCTGGACGAAAACAGCAAGCGCAACAAGCAGCGCAGCAAAAACGGCCAGGCCACCTACAAGGAGCAGCTCGAAGCACTGACGGACAAACGCATCGTCTTCATCTTCGACGAGTGCCACCGCTCGCAGTTTGGCGAAAATCACAAGGCCATCAAAGCCTTCTTCCCCAAGGCGCAACTCTTCGGCTTCACCGGCACGCCCATCTTCGAGGCCAATGCCGCCTTGCAGAAGATCGAGGACACCCAGGCCTCCATGCGCACCACGGAAGACCTCTTTCAGAAGCAGCTCCACGCCTACACCATCACCCATGCCATTGAGGACGGCAACGTCCTGCGCTTCCACATCGACTACTTCAAGCCGGAAGAACCACCCCGCCCCTTCGGGGCACCCCTCCAAGGGAGGGGAATTGGTGAGGCTATCGCCAAGAAGGCCGTCATCGAAGCCATTCTTGCCAAGCACAATGCCGCCACCGGCGGACGCCGCTTCAATGCCATCCTCGCCACCGCGTCAATTAACGACGCCATCGAATACCACGCGCTGTTCAAGACCATGCAGGCGGACAAACAAGCCGCCGATCCCGACTTCAAGCCGCTGAACATCGCCTGCGTTTTTTCCCCGCCCGCCGAGGGCGATCCCGATGTGAGGCAGATTCAGGAAGACCTGCCGCAGGAGCAGGCGGACAACGAAGAAGACCCCGAGGGCAAGAAAGCCGCGCTCAAGGCCATCCTCGCCGACTACAACGCCCGCTACGGCGCCAATCACCGCCTCGGCGAGTTCGATCTCTACTACCAGGACGTGCAGAAGCGCATCAAAGACCAGCAGTGGCCGAATGCCGACTACCCTCCGGCGCAGAAGATCGACATCACCATCGTGGTGGACATGCTGCTCACCGGCTTCGATTCCAAATTCCTGAACACGCTCTACGTGGACAAAAACCTCAAGCATCACGGCTTGATTCAGGCCTTCTCCCGCACCAACCGCGTACTTAACGGCGCCAAGCCCTACGGCAACATCCTCGACTTCCGCCAGCAGCAGGACGCCGTGGATGCCGCCATCGCCCTTTTTTCCGGCGAGAAAACCGGCGAGCAGGCGCGGGAAATCTGGCTGGTGGACAAGGCGCCTGTCGTGATCAAAAAGCTGGAGACCGCTGTGCAGAAGCTCGACGACTTCATGAAGTCCCAGGGACTTGATTGCACGCCCTCCGCCGTGGCCAATCTGAAGGGCGACGATGCCCGCGCCGCCTTCATCACCCACTTCAAGGAAGTCCAGCGCCTCAAGACCCAGCTCGACCAATACACCGATCTCACCGGGGAAAACAAAGCCGCCATCGAGCAGGTGCTGCCCGAGGAAAACCTGCGCGGCTTTAAGGGCCAGTATCTGGAAACCGCCAAAAAGCTCAGAGAGCAGCGGGGCAGGGGCGGCGACAAACCCGGCTCCGACGACCCCGTGGATCAGCTCGACTTCGAGTTCGTCCTCTTCGCCTCCGCCGTCATCGATTACGACTACATCATGGGCCTCATCGCCAGGTTCTCGGAAAAAGGGCCGGGCAAGTCGAAGATGAGCCGCGAGGAACTCATCGGCCTCATCGGCGCCGATGCCAAGTTCATGAACGAGCGCGAGACAATAGCCGAATACATCGGCACGCTCAAGGCCGGCGAGGGCCTCTCCGAGGCCGCCATCCGCGACGGCTACACCCGCTTCAAGGCCGAAATAAACGCAAAGGAACTTGCCGCCATCGCTGTGCGGCACGGCCTCGCCACCGCCGCCCTGCAAACCTTCGTGGACGGCATCCTCGACCGCATGATCTTCGATGGCGAGCAGCTCAGCGACCTCATGGCCCCGCTCGACCTCGGCTGGAAAGCCCGCACCCAGGCCGAACTCGCCCTGATGGAAGACCTTCATCCCCTCCTCACCAAACGCGCCGGGGGGCGCGATATTTCAGGCCTTTCGGCCTATGAGCAGTGA
- a CDS encoding AbrB/MazE/SpoVT family DNA-binding domain-containing protein: MPDIRKGSRRHVSSIAFQVSQGGQIVIPAEICRKMGLSSGDQVLLRWSDEACQSARVRCGDWNACNEFFATTVDVIRGYDTIC, encoded by the coding sequence GTGCCGGATATTAGAAAAGGCAGCAGGAGGCATGTGTCATCCATAGCCTTTCAGGTATCTCAAGGTGGGCAAATTGTCATCCCCGCGGAAATATGCCGGAAAATGGGCTTAAGCAGCGGGGACCAGGTGTTGTTACGCTGGTCGGACGAAGCTTGCCAGTCCGCCAGAGTAAGGTGCGGTGACTGGAATGCCTGCAATGAGTTTTTTGCGACAACCGTTGACGTAATAAGAGGGTATGATACGATATGCTAA
- a CDS encoding CbbQ/NirQ/NorQ/GpvN family protein, giving the protein MTTHFDINHYRIEQEPYYQAQQNEVALYEAAYAARLPVMLKGPTGCGKSRFVEYMAWKLGKPLITVACNEDMTASDLVGRYLLDSNGTRWLDGPLTLAARHGAICYLDEIVEARQDTTVVIHPLTDHRRCLPLDKKGELIAAHADFQMVISYNPGYQSLMKDLKQSTKQRFIAFDFDYPSQETETAIVARETGLDAERAHLLVRVGHAARNLKGHGLDEGVSTRLLVYAATLMVSGVSADDACQLALIRPITDDAEIRSTLEHAIQAIFG; this is encoded by the coding sequence ATGACCACACATTTCGATATCAACCACTATCGAATCGAGCAGGAACCCTATTATCAGGCCCAGCAAAACGAGGTTGCGCTGTATGAAGCCGCTTATGCGGCGCGCCTGCCGGTGATGCTGAAAGGCCCGACCGGTTGCGGCAAGTCGCGGTTTGTCGAATACATGGCGTGGAAGCTCGGCAAGCCGCTGATTACCGTGGCCTGCAACGAGGACATGACCGCTTCCGATCTGGTCGGGCGCTATCTGCTCGACAGCAACGGCACGCGCTGGCTCGACGGCCCGCTGACGCTGGCGGCGCGTCATGGCGCGATTTGCTACCTGGACGAGATCGTCGAAGCGCGGCAGGACACCACGGTGGTGATTCACCCCCTAACCGATCACCGCCGCTGTTTACCACTCGACAAGAAAGGCGAACTGATTGCGGCCCATGCCGACTTTCAGATGGTCATTTCGTATAATCCCGGCTATCAAAGCCTGATGAAAGACCTGAAGCAATCGACCAAACAGCGCTTTATCGCTTTCGATTTCGACTATCCGTCGCAGGAAACCGAAACCGCGATCGTCGCCAGGGAAACCGGCCTCGACGCCGAACGCGCGCATCTATTGGTGCGCGTCGGTCATGCCGCTCGCAACCTGAAAGGCCATGGGCTGGATGAAGGCGTATCCACACGCCTGCTGGTTTATGCGGCCACACTGATGGTATCCGGCGTTTCCGCCGACGATGCCTGCCAACTGGCGCTGATTCGTCCGATTACCGACGACGCGGAAATCCGTTCGACGCTGGAACACGCCATTCAGGCGATTTTCGGGTAA
- a CDS encoding nitric oxide reductase activation protein NorD, with protein sequence MTSADIPEALAAYWTQLDTGFADAKTGFAACMSSALACLTPDGVSAYLAAARFLGKMGRGAEPMLAFLQDWPDIARVVGEDALPDVMACAQTINRSPNGKAIAPFIASLAPIATSLRDRSGLAQYLALVGDFLQRTTGSIHGIHTTFASPGLPEFFRQTPLLYNELSQEGVSRWVDYGIRNYGTHPERQREYFNLLTPDSRAVFQRERPGTRFAEHERAFAGTLQALWRDECPIYAFSTLNNGEHDALAPLQPYYDGNGLHLPDLYRDRTGIGGMDRYRIALAHMAAHRRWSRAIIADNFSPAQRYAIETFEDARVDCLTIQTYPGLRPLLLALHPKPRENACDEKQQSAVRHRLALLSRALLDPNHGYRNADILDFAAQFRAALAQGVSGTRDMADLAIRFVAKTRRQSDQLPNVHFDDTHIDYRDDNRHLWIFIEEGDEETAFDHQPQPTQTAEAAGLPPRLYPEWDYASQSYRPDWVSVYESLQPAGNASYIDHLLEKHATLAKRLQRLLEQLKPQNKTRIRYQEDGSELDLDIALRALVDYRSGNTPDPRINMSHESDSRDIAVLLLLDLSASLNEKSAGHERSLLALSQEAVSLLGWATDRLGDALAIAGFQSNTRHEVHYRHIKGYSENWDDNVKSRLAGLEAGYSTRMGAAMRHAAHYLDNRKEDKKLMLILTDGEPADIDAHDPKMLIADAHKAVQELELRGIYSYCINLDARADNYVGDIFGSHYMVIDNVERLPERLPLLFMALTR encoded by the coding sequence GTGACCAGCGCGGACATACCCGAAGCACTGGCGGCTTACTGGACGCAGCTCGATACCGGCTTTGCCGACGCTAAAACCGGTTTTGCCGCCTGCATGTCCTCGGCGCTGGCCTGTTTGACTCCGGACGGCGTCAGCGCCTATCTTGCCGCAGCGCGCTTTCTCGGCAAAATGGGACGCGGCGCGGAGCCGATGCTGGCGTTTCTGCAGGATTGGCCCGATATTGCACGCGTAGTGGGCGAAGACGCGCTGCCGGACGTCATGGCCTGCGCCCAGACCATCAACCGCTCGCCCAACGGCAAGGCCATCGCGCCGTTCATTGCTTCGCTTGCCCCGATCGCCACATCATTGCGCGACCGTAGCGGGCTGGCTCAATACCTGGCGCTGGTCGGCGACTTCCTGCAGCGCACCACCGGTTCGATACACGGTATCCACACCACTTTTGCCAGCCCCGGCCTGCCGGAATTTTTCAGGCAGACGCCGCTGCTGTACAACGAACTGTCTCAGGAAGGCGTCAGCCGCTGGGTGGATTACGGCATACGCAACTACGGCACTCACCCGGAACGCCAGCGCGAGTATTTCAACCTGCTGACGCCGGACAGCCGCGCGGTTTTTCAGCGTGAACGCCCCGGCACGCGCTTCGCGGAACATGAACGCGCTTTTGCTGGAACGCTGCAGGCGCTTTGGCGGGATGAATGTCCGATTTATGCGTTTTCGACGCTGAACAACGGCGAACACGATGCGCTCGCGCCTTTGCAGCCCTATTACGACGGCAACGGTCTCCACCTGCCCGACTTGTACCGCGACCGCACCGGTATCGGCGGCATGGACCGCTATAGAATCGCGCTCGCGCATATGGCCGCGCACCGGCGCTGGAGCCGGGCGATCATCGCCGACAACTTCAGCCCCGCGCAACGCTACGCCATCGAAACTTTCGAAGACGCGCGCGTCGATTGCCTGACGATACAGACCTACCCCGGCCTGCGCCCGCTGTTATTGGCGCTGCATCCCAAACCGCGCGAGAATGCCTGCGATGAAAAACAGCAGTCGGCGGTACGCCATCGTCTGGCATTGCTGTCTCGTGCGCTGCTCGATCCGAACCATGGCTACCGGAATGCCGATATTCTGGATTTTGCCGCGCAATTTCGCGCGGCGCTGGCGCAGGGCGTGTCCGGCACCCGCGATATGGCCGATCTGGCTATCCGTTTCGTCGCCAAAACGCGGCGGCAATCCGATCAACTGCCCAACGTGCATTTCGACGATACCCATATCGACTACCGCGACGATAATCGACACTTATGGATATTCATAGAAGAAGGCGACGAAGAAACCGCATTCGATCATCAGCCGCAGCCGACACAAACCGCGGAAGCAGCGGGCCTGCCGCCAAGACTTTATCCCGAATGGGATTACGCCAGCCAGTCCTATCGCCCGGATTGGGTCAGCGTGTACGAATCGCTGCAACCGGCGGGCAATGCCTCTTACATTGATCACTTGCTGGAGAAACATGCAACGCTGGCCAAACGCCTGCAGCGCCTGCTGGAACAGTTGAAACCGCAGAACAAGACGCGCATCCGCTATCAGGAAGACGGCAGCGAGCTGGACCTGGACATCGCGTTGCGCGCGCTGGTCGATTACCGTAGCGGCAACACCCCCGATCCACGCATCAATATGAGCCACGAAAGCGACAGCCGCGACATCGCGGTACTGCTGCTGCTGGATTTATCGGCATCGCTGAACGAAAAAAGCGCCGGTCACGAACGTTCGCTGCTGGCGCTGAGTCAGGAAGCGGTTTCGCTGCTGGGCTGGGCCACCGATCGCCTCGGCGACGCGCTGGCGATTGCCGGATTTCAATCCAATACGCGCCATGAAGTGCATTACCGGCACATCAAGGGATACAGCGAAAACTGGGACGATAACGTTAAAAGCAGGCTCGCCGGGCTGGAAGCAGGCTACTCGACGCGCATGGGCGCGGCGATGCGGCACGCCGCGCATTACCTGGATAACCGGAAAGAGGACAAGAAGCTGATGTTGATACTGACCGACGGCGAACCGGCGGATATCGACGCGCACGACCCGAAGATGCTGATTGCCGATGCGCACAAGGCTGTGCAGGAACTGGAGCTGCGTGGTATTTATAGCTATTGTATTAACCTGGACGCACGCGCCGACAACTATGTCGGCGATATTTTCGGCTCCCATTACATGGTAATCGACAATGTCGAGCGCCTGCCGGAACGCTTGCCGTTGCTGTTCATGGCATTGACGAGGTAA